In a single window of the Desulfovibrio mangrovi genome:
- a CDS encoding TVP38/TMEM64 family protein, translated as MINAKTRKAILKAFFIFAVLAAVIYLFRVSGLNEVLDKHWMDVHIRDQGLSGYVLFLAIAAGFTAAGFPRQMISFFAGYVFGAVTGTVMGTVGTALGCAVAFYYARYAGRAAIERKLGKKTAKLNAFLQREPFQMTVVIRLLPVGSNILTNLLAGITSISSLSFLGGSTLGYIPQTFIFALLGSGVNVDPVWRTTVSALLMIISSLLGYRLYRKYRVESELES; from the coding sequence CGTCATATATCTGTTCAGAGTTTCCGGGCTGAACGAAGTGCTGGACAAGCACTGGATGGATGTCCACATCCGCGACCAAGGCCTTTCCGGCTATGTCCTCTTTCTGGCCATTGCCGCAGGCTTTACCGCAGCAGGCTTCCCCAGACAGATGATCAGCTTCTTTGCAGGATACGTCTTCGGCGCAGTGACCGGAACTGTTATGGGTACCGTGGGAACCGCCCTCGGCTGTGCCGTGGCGTTCTATTATGCCCGCTACGCCGGACGAGCAGCCATCGAACGCAAGCTGGGCAAAAAAACAGCCAAGCTCAACGCCTTCCTACAACGCGAGCCCTTCCAGATGACCGTGGTCATCCGTCTGCTGCCTGTGGGCAGCAATATTCTGACCAACCTGCTGGCAGGCATCACCTCCATATCCTCCCTGTCCTTTCTCGGCGGCTCCACGCTGGGCTACATCCCCCAGACGTTCATCTTCGCCCTTCTGGGCAGCGGCGTTAATGTGGACCCAGTCTGGCGCACTACAGTCAGCGCGCTGCTCATGATCATATCCAGCCTGCTGGGATACCGGCTCTACAGAAAGTATCGCGTCGAATCCGAACTGGAATCATAA